From the genome of Corallococcus macrosporus DSM 14697:
GTATGAGCAGGTGCTGGGGTCGAGGCTGGAGTCATGCCCCGTCAGGCACGCGCCACCCTCGGTGTTCTCCTTCACCACCACGTGAGGGCAGGTGCCGTCTGGGTTGATGACGTGTTCGTCGGTGCTCTTCCCCATGGCGCTCCTCCGTGCCGTGCCTTGCTACTCCACCTTCTCCTTGCAGATGAGGCAGCACGGCTCACCCGCTTCTTTCCCCACCGCCACCACGGGAGGCTGGATGAGTGGAAAGGGCGGCGTGTTCTTGTCGTTGTGCAGCATCAAGTCGAAGGCCCGCGCCACGTTCTTCCCTTCGAACTTCACGTCGAAGGAGTAGTTGACGAACTCCGCCTTGCCCTTCGTCTTCCCGGAGGCCACGCCGCCACCGGCCGTGCCGGCTTCATCTCCGGTGCTCGTGCTGAAGTTCGAGTCCTTCAGGCACGCGGGATTGCCCTCCACGGACACGGTGCTGCTGCCCTGCGCCGTGTCCGCCGAGCGCGCGACATTGGGATAGGGAATGGGGACGGGCCCCGCCGGGCTGGGCGTCTTGCACACGTCGGGGAAGGCCACCGTGGTGCCGTTGCTGCCCTTCGTCACCACGGACATCTTGTTCACGCCAACGGTGTTGCCCATCTCCAGCCTCCCGTCCGTTGCTCAGCGGCTCATCCAGGTCGCGAAGGGCCTCAAGGAGGCTCCACCGCTCCAGCCTCGAGCCTCCGCTGCCTGCCGGCGTTGCACATGCAACCATCCGTGATGCTCTACCGCGTATTGGCCTCCGGTGCGGATGGCCAGCTCCAGCGCCAGCGGAGGCCGGCGTCGCATGGGCAGCGTCTCCAGTGCCTCAACGAGGCTCGTGGCCGTGAAGAGCCGGCCGCCGAGGACGCGTGACTCCGGCCGGAGGTGCTTGCGCGCCTCGCTCCACCAGCGCTCCACCGCGGCGGTGCGGGCAAGCGGGAGCGCATCGTCGGGTCCGGGCGTCAGGGGCGTGCGGAGGTCCTCCTCCAAGGGGGACAGTGGGTCGTCCTCCGCCTCGCGCTCCCGGAGCAGGTCGTCCTTCAGCACCAGCCCGGTGATGGCGCAGAACGCCTCCGCGGCCCGGCCTCCCAGCACCGGGTCCTCCAGCCACGGGATGCAGGCCTCGGCGGCTGCGGGCCGTCCGGAGAAGCCCAGCGCCCACAGGACGTCGGCCCTCAGGGCCGGTGTGTCCAGGCGCTTCACCAGTCGGGAGATGTCCTCATCATCTCCTCCCAGCGCGAGCAGCAGCCGCGCGGTACGGCCCATCGCATCCGGAGCCTCCGCCGCCGCCTGACAGGCCCCCCAGACCGGGCGCTGCGCCTGGACCAGCCCTGCCTCCAACGCCGCCGCGCGGAGCTCGGGCGCACCTGACGCAACCCCCTGCCGCACGAGCCCTGTTTCCGCGTCTTGTGGCCAGCGTCGCGCCGCTCGCAGCGCCGCCAGCCGGACCACGTGCGCTGGATGGGCCAGCGCCCGCGTCAGCAAGTCACCTCCGGGAGGTTGCCCTTGGAGGCGCAGGGACTCCATCGCCGCCGCCTGGACCTCAGGCGGCCCTTTGGGGCCGAGCAGCGAGACGAGCGCGCTGGCCAGCCCCGGTCGTTCACTGAGCGACACGGCTTCGGCCACCCAGACCTGTCGCTCTGGCGCGCCTTCCCGCAGCTCCTTCAGCACCGCTGTCAGGCCTTGAGGCGCTTCGCTCGTAAGCAGGGCCATGGCCGCCACGCCCACGCGCTCCCGGTCATCTTCCTGGAGGCTGGGGAGCAGCAGCCTTTCGGCCACCCGCGAGGAGCCGTGCGCCAGCATGTCGACGAAGGCGCGCAGCCGCTCTTCGTGAAGCTCCGCGACCTGTCCAGGCAGGAGCGTCGCCGACTGGAAGAAGAACGCGCGCTGCTGCCACTGATAGCGCGCTTCGTCGAACGCCTCCTCCAGGAGGTCCCATCGGGGGCTCGGGTCCGGACGGAAGGCCCACATGATCAGCCGCGGTCCTTCGCGTGCTCGTGGGTGGACCGGGCGTTGTCGCCCGCCAGCCGGACCGTCCGGCCACTCAGCTTCCACGGGATACGCCAGAGGTCCGGCGTGGATTCCGCGCGGGTTTCGATGAGGGTTTGCCTCACACCTCTCTCCGAAGGGGCGCCCCCCCTGGCTGCTCGTCCCGAAGAAGTGTGCCTGTCGCCTCACTCCCTGTCGAGCGGCCCTCGTGTAGGAAAGGCCGGGGATTCTGTTCGGGGTCGCGGGGGCCAGCCGCTGGCCTTCATGCGCTCCAGGCACTAAGACGGCGGCCCTCCACCGCGCCGCTGCCGGAGCGCGCGAGGTGGGCCCGCCGCCATGCGCTCTCCCGCCGTCTCTCCCCCTCTGGCCTCCACGCCCGCGCGCTCCGCGTCTCGCCTCTGGGCGGGGCGGGTGCTGCTCTTCGTGGGCTTCTTCGCGGCCCTGGCGGCGTTCCCCGTCTACACCCCCTTCGACTCCAAGCTGACGCTCCCCACCACGCTGTCGTTGCTGCGTGAGGGGAACATCGACCTGGACGAATACGCGCCCACCTTCGCGTCGTACCGCCACGGCCTCTACGAGCGCGACGGCCACCTCTACAACTACTTCCCCCTGGGGCCCTCCCTGGCCGCCGTGCCCATGGTGGTGCTGGTGGATGGCTTCGTGCGCCTCGCCACGCCAGCGGGCAATCTGCATCCCGCCCTGGCGCACTGGCGCCACATCTACGACGCCACCGGCAGCGTCGACCTGGATGCGTGGAACGGCCCGCAGCGCCTCTTCGCCTCCGCGCTGGTCGCGCTCGCGGGCGTCGTCATGTTCGTGCTGGGCACCGCGCTGCACCTGTCCCGCCAGCGCGCGCTCCTGCTCGCCGCGCTCTTCGTCTTCTGCACGCCGCTGCTCTCCACCGCCAGCCGCGCACTGTGGCAACACGGCCCCTCGCTGTTGTGCCTCACCTGGGTGCTCCTCTGCCTCGTCCGCGCGCGCGAGGCGCCACGTCACGCGGCCTGGGCCGGCCTCCCCCTGGCGCTCGCCTACGTCATGCGGCCCACCAACAGCCTCTCCGTGCTGGTGCTGTCGCTCTACGTGCTGTGGACCTGGCCCCGTCAGGCCTGGAAGTTCTTCGCGGGCGCGCTCGTCGTGGCCATCCCGTGGGTGACGGTGAACCTCGTCCACTACGGCTCCTTCCTGGCGCCGTACTACGAACCGCAGCGCCTGGAGTTGTCCGCCTCGCGCGTGGCCGAGGCCCTCGCCGGCAACCTCGTGTCCCCCGCGCGCGGGCTGCTCGTCTTCACCCCCGTGCTCCTCATGAGCGCCTGGGGCCTGTGGATGGACCTGCGCGCCCGGACCTTCACCCGGCTGCATGCCGCGCTGGTGACGGTGGTGGTGCTGCACTGGGCCGCCATCTCCACCTTCCCGCATTGGTGGGCGGGGCACTCGTATGGTCCGCGCTTCTTCTCGGACATGGTGCCGTACCTCGTCTTCTTCCTCGTCCCCGTGGTGCGCGCGCTCCAGTGGAAGGGCCCCGAGGCCCGCCGCGGCCTGACGGCCACCTTCACGGTGCTCGCCGTGCTGAGCCTCGTGCTCCACATCCACGGCGCCAGCTCGCGCGCGGTGTACCGGTGGAACAGCCTCCCGCTCGACGTGGATACGCACCCGGAGCGGCTCTGGGACTGGTCCGACCCGCAGTTCCTCGGCCGACGCTGAGCGGCGCTACCCGCCGCGCGCGTGCCTCACCAGCGCGCGCGTCAGGTGCCCCGCCACGTCCGTCCCGCCGCGCGCGTCGAAGCCCAGGAACATCGCCGAGCCGTTCAGCTCCAGGAAGCGCGGCACGCCGTCCGCGTCCCGCTTCAGGTCCATCCCCGTCCAGCGCAGGCCCAGCACCTCGCAGGCCTTCACGCAGTCGCGGGTCAGCTCGGGTGGCGGCGTCACCGGCTCGATGACGGCTTCCCGCTGCCGGAAGTCCAGCGACGGCGAGGTGATGCGCAGGCTCGCGATGACTTCGCCGTCCAGCACGTACACGCGCAGGTTCTCCCCCGGCAGCAGCTCCTGGAAGGTGACGGGCGCGGCGGCCAGCGCCGCGAGTCGTTCATCCGCGAGGTCGGCTTCACGCAGCTCCCGCGTCGCCGCGCCGCCGGTGACGGGCTTGTAGACGGTGCGTCCTTCCCGCGCGAAGCGGCGCACCGCCTCCGCGTCGTTCGTCCAGAGCGTCCGGGGCACCGGGAGCCCCGCGGCCTGGAGCGCGGCGAGCTGCGCGGGCTTGTGCAGACTCCAATCCGAGGACGGCGGGTTGTAGAGCGGCACGCCCATCCGCTCCCAGCGTCCGAGCAGGCCCGACAGCAGCGCGCTCTTCTCGCGGAACGCGGTGAGCGTGGTGCGCCAGTCCGCGTCCATGTGCTCCCGGGCGTCCACCCCGAAGGCCAGCGGATGGCCGTGCAGGCCGCGCACATATACGGCCGCGGGGCGCCCCACCTCGCGCCCGTCCACGACGATGCCGTCCAGCGTCTCCGTGAGCGACAGCCGCGTCCGTTCGGGAAAGGCCCGTGTGTCCACCACCACCGTGTCCACGGTCTCGGCGCGAAGCCGGCGCGCGACCTCCTGGACATGGGCGTCGTCACGCGCGCCCAGCAGCACCACCGCGCCTGTTCGTGTCACGGGCATCATCTCCAACGGTGGTCCGAGGGGACGCGCCAACGTCGGGGCTCACCACCGCCGCCCGTCTCTTCGTCGGCCTGCAGCGTGGTCACCAGCGGTGGTCCAAGGAGGGCGCTAACGTTGGAGCTCGCCGCCGTCGCCCGTCTCTTCCCCAACCTGCATCGTGGTCACCTGACCTGTCTCTTCCCGACTCGGCTCAGGGGGCGTGGGGCCCCAGTCCTGGATGAACAGCGCGGGCGGCGGTCTGGGCGGAGCGTTCTCTGGCATGGTGCCTCCAAGATGTGGACGGGCATGTCGCCGCACCAGGGGGCGCTCCCAGGCCCGGGACGCCGCGTCAATGCGGGGCAGGCCTGCGTCGGCGCCGACGGGGGAATCTCGGACCGTTTCGTCCACCGCTCCACGCTGCGCCCTCGCCGGTGCGTGCTCCTGCCACGGCGCCTGTTCGTTTCCGGTGACTTCCACCGGGCGCCTGGGCTCCAATCCGTTTCATGAAAGCTCTTGCCCTGCGTGAGGACCGCTTCCTTGACGTGCTCCGGCGGCTCATCGCCCTGACCCCCAAGCTGCAGAACAACCCTGGCGCCGGGCTGGTGCCCGAGGAGCGGCTCGCCGCGCAGGTGGTGCTGGACACGCTGGCGCCGTACATCGAGAGCGGCTTCATCCAGGCGGAGTCCGTGGCCGGCCCGGGCCAGGCGGCGCGCCCGTGCCTGGTGCTCACCGTGCCGGGCGAGGGGGAGGGCGCCATCGGCTTCGTCGGCGCGCACTTCGACGTGGTCCCCGCCGACCAGAAGGCGGAGGGCTGGGCGCGTGACCCCTTCACGCTGTGGCAGGGCCCCGGCGGCGTGCTCTACGGGCGCGGCGTCACCGACTGCCTGGGGCACGTCGCCGTGCTCACGGACCTGCTGGCCCAGCTCGCCGAGCGCAAGGTGCGCCCCAGCCGCACGCTCAAGGTGGTGCTCATCTCCAACGAGGAGTCCTCGGAGCTGCCGGGCCTGGGCCTCAACTACGTGGCCGAGCAGGGCCACCTCAAGCCACTCGACGGCCAGCCGGTGTACTGGCTGGACAGCGCCAACTTCGGCCCCACCCTGGGCACCGCGGGCGTGTCGCTGTGGGAGCTGAAGGTGACGGGCGTGGGCGGCCACTCCGGCATGCCGCAGAACTGCGTCAACGCGCTGGAGCTGGGCATGGCCGCCTCGCTGGAGCTGGCCCGCTTCTTCCACGCGCGCTTCCCGCCCACCGAGGACGAGCAGCGCTGGGGCTTCCTGTCGCCCTCCAGCCTCAAGGCCACCGTGGTGGAGGCGCCCAATACCAAGGAGACGAAGGTGCCCGCCGACGTCGTCCTGCGCGGCGACATCCGCCTCACGCCCTTCTACGACCTGGCGGAGGTGCAGCAGGCGGTGACGGACTTCATGGCGGCGCTCGACGCCCGCCTGGCGCGCGATGACGCCCCCGCGCACTTCCCCCGCACCCGCACGGCGGGCGGCAAGCGCGGCGAGCTGGCCTTCCGCTTCCAGGGCACGGGCACCGAGGGCATCGCCTGCCGGCTGGACTCGGAGGGCCTGCGCGCGCTCAAGGAGGCCATGCAGGTGGTGCGCGGCGTGGCGCCCACGCCCTTCTCGCTCACCGGCTCGCTGCCGCTGGTGAGGGACCTGCAACGCCAGGGCTGCGACGTCCAGATTACCGGCTTCGGGGACATGCAGTACTACCACGCCCCCAACGAGCAGGCCCGGCTGGAGGACTTCCGGCAGGGCTTCGCCATCCTCCGCGAGCTGCTCGTCCGCCTCTGAGGAGGAGGTCCCGGGCGGCGGGCCGCGGCGCGCTGTTTGGAAATGTCGGGGGTTTTCGCGCCACGAATGTCCCGACATTTCCGGACAGCGAGCTCTGGACACTCGCCCGGAGCATATGTGCGTGGACAGCGCGGCCGGGGGCCGCCACAGTCGGACCGGGCCGCGGGCACCTCCGTCCGCGCCGGTCCGCGCGAGAGGAGTGGTGACGCCGTGAGAGACTTGCTGATGATTCCGGGGCCGGTGGAGTTCGAGCCCGAGGTGCTCCAGGCCCTGGGCGCGCCCACCCTCAGCCACACGGACCCCGCCTTCATCGCCGTCTTCGGCCGGGCCCTGAAGCGGCTGCGCGACATCAGCCTGGCGCCCTCCGCGCAGCCCTTCGTGGTGTCCGGCTCCGGCACGCTGGCCATGGAGCTGGCGGTGGCCAACCTGGTGGAGCCCGGGGACGCGGCCCTGGTGGTGAACACCGGCTATTTCAGCGACCGGATGGCGAAAATCCTCGAGCGCCACGGCGCCCGGGTGACG
Proteins encoded in this window:
- a CDS encoding DUF4150 domain-containing protein → MGNTVGVNKMSVVTKGSNGTTVAFPDVCKTPSPAGPVPIPYPNVARSADTAQGSSTVSVEGNPACLKDSNFSTSTGDEAGTAGGGVASGKTKGKAEFVNYSFDVKFEGKNVARAFDLMLHNDKNTPPFPLIQPPVVAVGKEAGEPCCLICKEKVE
- a CDS encoding M20/M25/M40 family metallo-hydrolase — its product is MKALALREDRFLDVLRRLIALTPKLQNNPGAGLVPEERLAAQVVLDTLAPYIESGFIQAESVAGPGQAARPCLVLTVPGEGEGAIGFVGAHFDVVPADQKAEGWARDPFTLWQGPGGVLYGRGVTDCLGHVAVLTDLLAQLAERKVRPSRTLKVVLISNEESSELPGLGLNYVAEQGHLKPLDGQPVYWLDSANFGPTLGTAGVSLWELKVTGVGGHSGMPQNCVNALELGMAASLELARFFHARFPPTEDEQRWGFLSPSSLKATVVEAPNTKETKVPADVVLRGDIRLTPFYDLAEVQQAVTDFMAALDARLARDDAPAHFPRTRTAGGKRGELAFRFQGTGTEGIACRLDSEGLRALKEAMQVVRGVAPTPFSLTGSLPLVRDLQRQGCDVQITGFGDMQYYHAPNEQARLEDFRQGFAILRELLVRL
- a CDS encoding glycosyltransferase family 39 protein, with protein sequence MRSPAVSPPLASTPARSASRLWAGRVLLFVGFFAALAAFPVYTPFDSKLTLPTTLSLLREGNIDLDEYAPTFASYRHGLYERDGHLYNYFPLGPSLAAVPMVVLVDGFVRLATPAGNLHPALAHWRHIYDATGSVDLDAWNGPQRLFASALVALAGVVMFVLGTALHLSRQRALLLAALFVFCTPLLSTASRALWQHGPSLLCLTWVLLCLVRAREAPRHAAWAGLPLALAYVMRPTNSLSVLVLSLYVLWTWPRQAWKFFAGALVVAIPWVTVNLVHYGSFLAPYYEPQRLELSASRVAEALAGNLVSPARGLLVFTPVLLMSAWGLWMDLRARTFTRLHAALVTVVVLHWAAISTFPHWWAGHSYGPRFFSDMVPYLVFFLVPVVRALQWKGPEARRGLTATFTVLAVLSLVLHIHGASSRAVYRWNSLPLDVDTHPERLWDWSDPQFLGRR
- a CDS encoding ATP-grasp domain-containing protein; its protein translation is MPVTRTGAVVLLGARDDAHVQEVARRLRAETVDTVVVDTRAFPERTRLSLTETLDGIVVDGREVGRPAAVYVRGLHGHPLAFGVDAREHMDADWRTTLTAFREKSALLSGLLGRWERMGVPLYNPPSSDWSLHKPAQLAALQAAGLPVPRTLWTNDAEAVRRFAREGRTVYKPVTGGAATRELREADLADERLAALAAAPVTFQELLPGENLRVYVLDGEVIASLRITSPSLDFRQREAVIEPVTPPPELTRDCVKACEVLGLRWTGMDLKRDADGVPRFLELNGSAMFLGFDARGGTDVAGHLTRALVRHARGG